From a single Larimichthys crocea isolate SSNF chromosome XIII, L_crocea_2.0, whole genome shotgun sequence genomic region:
- the mtf1 gene encoding metal regulatory transcription factor 1, with product MSENGPHTEAPMYFEVEVDHLEREDEEEEDKIHYDKDDDLIPEPSSSSGRVYDRTTVLIERDPIRLDEEGEEEGHCGGDEDGVTFLTEGEGDGDEEDGSLTFMTDPDGMSQGYVHHTISPDQIQFTINPGSTPMPRNIEGATLTLHSECPETKQREVKRYQCMFEGCTRTYSTAGNLRTHQKTHRGEYTFVCNQQGCGKAFLTSYSLKIHVRVHTKEKPFECDVQGCEKAFNTLYRLKAHQRLHTGKTFNCESEGCTKYFTTLSDLRKHIRTHTGEKPFRCDHDGCGKAFAASHHLKTHVRTHTGEKPFNCPSDGCEKTFSSQYSLKSHIRGHDKGQPFSVTLTHPLSEDANHSLCLSDLSLISTDSELRENIHNAQNLDLSNVTPVKIFELMFQSPENSVSQDDAHPNESLAEFSLETSNQPVVTDGSSLISFTLNPTSSSCCSHTTHAVMEAPSQLSQNSSSQTSTPASVTATVSSKQPPPFMQLTGPQQITDVPAQASVQTANHVTPQHYVALPPTFLQPDSATQTTSLPPPISAAPPVAPALTTTAPGTAAVSVVAATTTDALAAVAQPVPLANTPAPNSGPGLPTTPATITIAPTQNLLQPSLVMSDQNLQWILSSAANSQQNPEQATHQGAPKVEKVFFTTAIPVGGNAGNSVQQIGLSLPVIIIKQEESCQCQCACRDSAKDKSSKSAASVVSAPAQPQPSDPPPPPPPQPPEPSHPPATSSSSCCLPQSSSKVSEVRLEAASSSSSSSSSSAQTFSTIVSSTATNPPSSDGLANMDVSDFLSLQSPETAANIEALLLVADDFNMATDGNP from the exons ATGAGTGAGAATGGCCCTCATACAGAGGCGCCCATGTACtttgaggtggaggtggatcaCCTGGAGCGggaggacgaagaggaagaagacaagatCCACTACGACAAAGACGATGACCTGATCCCAGAGCCTTCGTCGTCCTCCGGTCGGGTGTATGACCGCACCACAGTGCTTATCGAGCGGGACCCCATCCGGCTGGATGAGGAGGGCGAAGAGGAGGGTCACTGCGGAGGGGACGAAGATGGGGTCACCTTCCTGACCGAAGGGGAAGGTGAtggagatgaggaggatggCTCTCTCACCTTTATGACTGACCCCGATGGCATGTCGCAGGGTTATGTGCACCATACCATTTCTCCAGACCAGATCCAGTTCACAATAAATCCGGGCTCCACACCCATGCCACGCAACATAGAGGGGGCCACGCTCACCCTGCACTCTGAGTGCCCGGAGACCAAGCAGAGAGAG gtGAAGCGCTACCAGTGCATGTTCGAAGGCTGCACAAGGACGTACAGCACGGCGGGAAACCTGCGGACACACCAGAAGACACACCGGGGCGAGTACACGTTCGTGTGCAATCAACAGGGCTGTGGAAAGGCTTTCCTCACCTCGTACAGCCTCAAGATCCATGTCCGTGTTCACACCAAGGAGAAGCCGTTTGAATGTGATGTGCAAGGCTGTGAGAAGGCTTTCAACACGTTATACAG GCTAAAAGCACACCAGAGACTTCACACAGGCAAGACATTCAACTGTGAATCGGAGGGATGCACAAAGTACTTTACCACACTCAGCGACCTGAGGAAGCACATTCGCACACACACTGGGGAGAAGCCATTCCG GTGTGACCATGATGGCTGCGGCAAAGCCTTTGCTGCAAGTCATCACCTAAAAACACACGtacggacacacacag GGGAGAAGCCATTCAACTGTCCGAGTGACGGCTGTGAGAAGACTTTTAGCAGCCAGTACAGTCTGAAGAGTCACATTCGGGGCCACGATAAAGGACAGCCCTTCAGCGTCACCCTCACTCATCCGCTCTCTGAA GATGCAAATCACTCGCTGTGCCTCAGTGACTTGAGCCTCATCTCTACAGACTCAGAGCTGCGAGAAAACATCCATAAC GCTCAGAATTTGGACCTCAGCAATGTGACACCTGTGAAAATCTTTGAGCTCATGTTCCAGAGTCCTGAAAATAGCGTCAGCCAGGATGATGCCCATCCCAACG AGAGCCTTGCTGAATTCAGCCTAGAAACCTCTAACCAACCAGTAGTGACGGATGGCTCGTCTCTCATCTCTTTCACTCTTAATCCTACCTCCTCATCCTGCTGTTCTCACACAACACACGCAGTCATGGAGGCTCCTTCCCAGCTCAGTCAGAACTCTTCCTCTCAGACCTCCACCCCTGCCTCTGTCACCGCTACTGTCAGCTCCAAACAGCCTCCCCCTTTCATGCAATTAACTGGGCCTCAGCAGATCACCGATGTACCTGCCCAGGCTTCTGTCCAAACGGCAAACCATGTCACCCCCCAGCATTACGTGGCACTGCCTCCCACATTCCTGCAGCCCGATAGTGCCACCCAGACCACTTCTCTACCACCACCCATCTCCGCTGCTCCTCCAGTGGCTCCAGCACTGACCACCACAGCACCAGGCACTGCTGCTGTATCTGTTGTCGCAGCCACCACAACGGATGCtctggcagctgtggctcaaCCTGTGCCTTTGGCCAATACCCCTGCCCCCAACTCTGGCCCCGGTTTGCCTACCACGCCTGCCACAATCACCATAGCTCCCacccagaacctgctgcagCCCAGCCTGGTCATGTCCGACCAGAATCTGCAGTGGATCCTCAGCAGCGCTGCAAACAGTCAGCAGAATCCAGAGCAAGCA ACACATCAAGGAGCTCCAAAAGTGGAAAAGGTTTTCTTCACTACAGCCATACCAGTGGGAGGAAATGCTG gtaaCTCGGTCCAGCAGATCGGCCTCAGCCTGcccgtcatcatcatcaaacaggAGGAGTCCTGCCAGTGCCAGTGTGCCTGCAGGGACTCTGCTAAAGACAAGAGTTCAAAGAGTGCCGCCTCCGTCGTTTCAGCCCCGGCACAGCCGCAACCATCAgatccccctcctcccccaccaccacagcCCCCAGAGCCTTCACACCCTCCAGCCACCTCATCTTCCTCATGCTGCCTCCCCCAGTCTTCCTCCAAGGTGAGTGAGGTGAGGCTGGAggctgcctcttcttcttcttcttcttcgtcctcctcAGCTCAGACTTTCTCCACGATAGTGAGCAGCACTGCCACCAACCCTCCTTCATCTGACGGGTTAGCCAACATGGATGTCTCGGACTTCCTCTCCCTGCAGAGCCCTGAGACAGCTGCCAACATCGAGGCTCTGCTGCTGGTCGCTGATGACTTCAACATGGCCACTGATGGCAATCCTTAG
- the inpp5b gene encoding type II inositol 1,4,5-trisphosphate 5-phosphatase isoform X4 — protein MVRSSSHTPSNKAQILAMPQFGLRDNLIRCELLKNEDLYTYLEDFSFFLGTYNVNGQTPKESLRPWLSCTLNPPDMYCVGFQELDLSKEAFFFNDTPKELEWTKAVSEALHPDAKYALVKLVRLVGIMLIFYVKKQHAEFISDVEAETVGTGIMGRMGNKGAVAIRFRFHNSDICVVNSHLAAHIEEYERRNQDYKDICGRLQFRQLDPTQPPLTIMKHDVILWIGDLNYRISDLDVDNVKELISKNEFETLHNYDQLKRQIDEEAVFVGFVEGEINFQPTYKYDTGSDKWDTSEKCRVPAWCDRILWRGKNIKQQHYQSHMALKTSDHKPVSSLLVTGIKRVNSEDYKKTFEEIVRNIDKMENECIPSVTLAKQEFHFKDVKYMQHQAETLSLFNDGQVPCQFEFIQKPNEPTYCKPWLTANPPKGFIAQGGSVDIELEVFVNRSTAPDLNCGKEQIEDILVLHLERGKDYFISVTGNYLPSCFGTSIRSLCHMREPIRDMPQSTLRELVEMSGNENVANTEKPLDIPKELWMMVDHLFRNAIKQEDIFQQPGLRSEFADIRDCLDTGMPDTLPGSNHSVAEALLLFLDALPEPVVPFSFYQQCLESCVSATQCEKTISMLPQCHQNVFNYLAAFLRELLKNSASNRLDVNILATIFASLLLRSPTKQELAEKRKTQEFFQHFLTQGST, from the exons ATGGTCCGCTCTTCCAGCCACACCCCGTCCAACAAAGCTCAGATACTGGCCATGCCGCAGTTCGGCTTGCGAGACAACCTTATCAGGTGTGAGCTGCTGAAGAATGAAGACCTTTACACCTACCTGGAGGACTTCAG cttttttctgGGCACGTACAATGTCAATGGACAGACACCAAAGGAAAGCCTCCGTCCTTGGCTGAGCTGCACTCTCAACCCTCCTGACATGTACTGCGTGGG TTTTCAGGAGCTGGACCTCAGCAAAGAGGCTTTCTTCTTCAATGACACCCCCAAAGAGCTGGAGTGGACGAAGGCAGTGTCCGAGGCCTTGCATCCAGATGCCAAGTATGCCTTA GTGAAGTTGGTGCGCCTGGTGGGTATCATGCTGATCTTCTATGTGAAGAAGCAGCATGCAGAGTTCATATCTGATGTGGAGGCTGAGACTGTGGGCACTGGCATTATGGGAAGGATG GGAAACAAAGGTGCCGTGGCCATCCGTTTTCGCTTCCACAACTCTGATATCTGCGTAGTCAACTCTCACCTAGCTGCCCACATTGAAGAATACGAGAGACGTAATCAAGACTACAAGGACATTTGCGGCCGTCTCCAGTTTCGCCAGCTTGACCCTACCCAGCCTCCACTCACTATCATGAAGCATGA TGTGATTTTGTGGATTGGGGACCTCAACTACAGGATCAGCGACCTTGACGTCGACAATGTGAAGGAGCTAATCAGCAAGAACGAATTTGAAACGCTGCACAATTATGATCAG CTCAAGAGGCAGATCGACGAGGAGGCTGTGTTCGTTGGCTTTGTGGAGGGAGAGATTAATTTCCAGCCCACCTACAAATATGACACCGGCTCTGACAAGTGGGATACAAG CGAAAAATGTCGCGTTCCTGCGTGGTGTGACCGTATCCTGTGGAGAGGGAAGAACATCAAGCAGCAGCATTATCAGAGTCACATGGCTCTGAAGACCAGTGACCACAAACCAGTCAGTTCCCTGCTTGTCACTGGG ATCAAGAGAGTCAACAGTGAGGACTATAAGAAGACCTTTGAAGAGATTGTACGCAATATAGACAAGATGGAGAATGAGTGTATTCCATCTGTAACCTTGGCCAAGCAAGAG TTCCACTTTAAGGACGTGAAATACATGCAGCACCAGGCAGAGACATTGAGCCTCTTCAATGACGGGCAGGTCCCGTGTCAGTTTGAGTTTATCCAGAAGCCGAACGAGCCCACGTACTGCAAGCCCTGGCTCACAGCCAACCCTCCCAAAGGCTTTATCGCTCAGG GTGGTTCTGTGGACATTGAGCTTGAGGTTTTTGTTAACCGCTCAACGGCGCCTGATCTCAACTGTGGCAAGGAGCAGATTGAGGACATCCTGGTGCTCCATCTGGAGCGTGGCAAGGACTACTTCATCTCTGTGACAGGAAACTACCTGCCCAGCTGTTTCGGCACCTCCATACGGTCATTGTGTCACATGAGGGAGCCCATCCGGGACATGCCGCAAAGCACCCTGCGTGAACTG GTGGAGATGTCTGGAAATGAGAATGTAGCAAACACTGAAAAGCCTCTGGACATTCCTAAAGAACTCTGGATGATGGTGGATCACTTGTTCCGCAATGCAATCAAACAG GAAGATATATTTCAGCAACCTGGGCTCCGGAGTGAATTTGCAGACATAAGGGATTGCCTTGACACTGGCATGCCAGATACTCTCC CGGGCAGTAACCACTCGGTGGCAGAAGCCTTGCTTCTCTTCCTAGATGCCCTCCCAGAGCCCGTGGTTCCCTTCTCCTTTTACCAGCAGTGCCTAGAAAGCTGCGTCAGTGCCACTCAGTGTGAGAAA aCAATTTCCATGCTACCTCAGTGCCATCAAAATGTGTTCAACTATTTAGCTGCCTTTCTCCGTGAGCTGTTGAAGAATTCTGCTAGCAATCGATTAGATGTCAACATTTTGG CCACCATTTTTGCCTCCCTCCTTCTGAGGTCCCCTACGAAGCAGGAACTCGCAGAAAAGAGGAAGACTCAGGAGTTCTTTCAGCACTTTCTAACCCAGGGGTCCACCTAG
- the inpp5b gene encoding type II inositol 1,4,5-trisphosphate 5-phosphatase isoform X2, whose protein sequence is MDTLKDLPPAVGKRKSVRNGKDVCKSPTQVPKFEWTNKYHKPTKGQGFVKQALSPLNTTITKLSQHRKTEKSSDKRGNLEKEKGSNSTTQKSKAYPSPESQGIPSREDRDDMVRSSSHTPSNKAQILAMPQFGLRDNLIRCELLKNEDLYTYLEDFSFFLGTYNVNGQTPKESLRPWLSCTLNPPDMYCVGFQELDLSKEAFFFNDTPKELEWTKAVSEALHPDAKYALVKLVRLVGIMLIFYVKKQHAEFISDVEAETVGTGIMGRMGNKGAVAIRFRFHNSDICVVNSHLAAHIEEYERRNQDYKDICGRLQFRQLDPTQPPLTIMKHDVILWIGDLNYRISDLDVDNVKELISKNEFETLHNYDQLKRQIDEEAVFVGFVEGEINFQPTYKYDTGSDKWDTSEKCRVPAWCDRILWRGKNIKQQHYQSHMALKTSDHKPVSSLLVTGIKRVNSEDYKKTFEEIVRNIDKMENECIPSVTLAKQEFHFKDVKYMQHQAETLSLFNDGQVPCQFEFIQKPNEPTYCKPWLTANPPKGFIAQGGSVDIELEVFVNRSTAPDLNCGKEQIEDILVLHLERGKDYFISVTGNYLPSCFGTSIRSLCHMREPIRDMPQSTLRELVEMSGNENVANTEKPLDIPKELWMMVDHLFRNAIKQEDIFQQPGLRSEFADIRDCLDTGMPDTLPGSNHSVAEALLLFLDALPEPVVPFSFYQQCLESCVSATQCEKTISMLPQCHQNVFNYLAAFLRELLKNSASNRLDVNILATIFASLLLRSPTKQELAEKRKTQEFFQHFLTQGST, encoded by the exons AGAAATCATCGGACAAAAGGGGAAATCTAGAAAAGGAGAAAGGTTCTAACAGTACCACACAGAAGTCCAAAGCTTATCCTAGCCCAGAGAG TCAAGGCATCCCCAGTCGAGAGGACCGGGATGACATGGTCCGCTCTTCCAGCCACACCCCGTCCAACAAAGCTCAGATACTGGCCATGCCGCAGTTCGGCTTGCGAGACAACCTTATCAGGTGTGAGCTGCTGAAGAATGAAGACCTTTACACCTACCTGGAGGACTTCAG cttttttctgGGCACGTACAATGTCAATGGACAGACACCAAAGGAAAGCCTCCGTCCTTGGCTGAGCTGCACTCTCAACCCTCCTGACATGTACTGCGTGGG TTTTCAGGAGCTGGACCTCAGCAAAGAGGCTTTCTTCTTCAATGACACCCCCAAAGAGCTGGAGTGGACGAAGGCAGTGTCCGAGGCCTTGCATCCAGATGCCAAGTATGCCTTA GTGAAGTTGGTGCGCCTGGTGGGTATCATGCTGATCTTCTATGTGAAGAAGCAGCATGCAGAGTTCATATCTGATGTGGAGGCTGAGACTGTGGGCACTGGCATTATGGGAAGGATG GGAAACAAAGGTGCCGTGGCCATCCGTTTTCGCTTCCACAACTCTGATATCTGCGTAGTCAACTCTCACCTAGCTGCCCACATTGAAGAATACGAGAGACGTAATCAAGACTACAAGGACATTTGCGGCCGTCTCCAGTTTCGCCAGCTTGACCCTACCCAGCCTCCACTCACTATCATGAAGCATGA TGTGATTTTGTGGATTGGGGACCTCAACTACAGGATCAGCGACCTTGACGTCGACAATGTGAAGGAGCTAATCAGCAAGAACGAATTTGAAACGCTGCACAATTATGATCAG CTCAAGAGGCAGATCGACGAGGAGGCTGTGTTCGTTGGCTTTGTGGAGGGAGAGATTAATTTCCAGCCCACCTACAAATATGACACCGGCTCTGACAAGTGGGATACAAG CGAAAAATGTCGCGTTCCTGCGTGGTGTGACCGTATCCTGTGGAGAGGGAAGAACATCAAGCAGCAGCATTATCAGAGTCACATGGCTCTGAAGACCAGTGACCACAAACCAGTCAGTTCCCTGCTTGTCACTGGG ATCAAGAGAGTCAACAGTGAGGACTATAAGAAGACCTTTGAAGAGATTGTACGCAATATAGACAAGATGGAGAATGAGTGTATTCCATCTGTAACCTTGGCCAAGCAAGAG TTCCACTTTAAGGACGTGAAATACATGCAGCACCAGGCAGAGACATTGAGCCTCTTCAATGACGGGCAGGTCCCGTGTCAGTTTGAGTTTATCCAGAAGCCGAACGAGCCCACGTACTGCAAGCCCTGGCTCACAGCCAACCCTCCCAAAGGCTTTATCGCTCAGG GTGGTTCTGTGGACATTGAGCTTGAGGTTTTTGTTAACCGCTCAACGGCGCCTGATCTCAACTGTGGCAAGGAGCAGATTGAGGACATCCTGGTGCTCCATCTGGAGCGTGGCAAGGACTACTTCATCTCTGTGACAGGAAACTACCTGCCCAGCTGTTTCGGCACCTCCATACGGTCATTGTGTCACATGAGGGAGCCCATCCGGGACATGCCGCAAAGCACCCTGCGTGAACTG GTGGAGATGTCTGGAAATGAGAATGTAGCAAACACTGAAAAGCCTCTGGACATTCCTAAAGAACTCTGGATGATGGTGGATCACTTGTTCCGCAATGCAATCAAACAG GAAGATATATTTCAGCAACCTGGGCTCCGGAGTGAATTTGCAGACATAAGGGATTGCCTTGACACTGGCATGCCAGATACTCTCC CGGGCAGTAACCACTCGGTGGCAGAAGCCTTGCTTCTCTTCCTAGATGCCCTCCCAGAGCCCGTGGTTCCCTTCTCCTTTTACCAGCAGTGCCTAGAAAGCTGCGTCAGTGCCACTCAGTGTGAGAAA aCAATTTCCATGCTACCTCAGTGCCATCAAAATGTGTTCAACTATTTAGCTGCCTTTCTCCGTGAGCTGTTGAAGAATTCTGCTAGCAATCGATTAGATGTCAACATTTTGG CCACCATTTTTGCCTCCCTCCTTCTGAGGTCCCCTACGAAGCAGGAACTCGCAGAAAAGAGGAAGACTCAGGAGTTCTTTCAGCACTTTCTAACCCAGGGGTCCACCTAG
- the inpp5b gene encoding type II inositol 1,4,5-trisphosphate 5-phosphatase isoform X3: MSKVMRDSEKSSDKRGNLEKEKGSNSTTQKSKAYPSPESQGIPSREDRDDMVRSSSHTPSNKAQILAMPQFGLRDNLIRCELLKNEDLYTYLEDFSFFLGTYNVNGQTPKESLRPWLSCTLNPPDMYCVGFQELDLSKEAFFFNDTPKELEWTKAVSEALHPDAKYALVKLVRLVGIMLIFYVKKQHAEFISDVEAETVGTGIMGRMGNKGAVAIRFRFHNSDICVVNSHLAAHIEEYERRNQDYKDICGRLQFRQLDPTQPPLTIMKHDVILWIGDLNYRISDLDVDNVKELISKNEFETLHNYDQLKRQIDEEAVFVGFVEGEINFQPTYKYDTGSDKWDTSEKCRVPAWCDRILWRGKNIKQQHYQSHMALKTSDHKPVSSLLVTGIKRVNSEDYKKTFEEIVRNIDKMENECIPSVTLAKQEFHFKDVKYMQHQAETLSLFNDGQVPCQFEFIQKPNEPTYCKPWLTANPPKGFIAQGGSVDIELEVFVNRSTAPDLNCGKEQIEDILVLHLERGKDYFISVTGNYLPSCFGTSIRSLCHMREPIRDMPQSTLRELVEMSGNENVANTEKPLDIPKELWMMVDHLFRNAIKQEDIFQQPGLRSEFADIRDCLDTGMPDTLPGSNHSVAEALLLFLDALPEPVVPFSFYQQCLESCVSATQCEKTISMLPQCHQNVFNYLAAFLRELLKNSASNRLDVNILATIFASLLLRSPTKQELAEKRKTQEFFQHFLTQGST; the protein is encoded by the exons ACTCTg AGAAATCATCGGACAAAAGGGGAAATCTAGAAAAGGAGAAAGGTTCTAACAGTACCACACAGAAGTCCAAAGCTTATCCTAGCCCAGAGAG TCAAGGCATCCCCAGTCGAGAGGACCGGGATGACATGGTCCGCTCTTCCAGCCACACCCCGTCCAACAAAGCTCAGATACTGGCCATGCCGCAGTTCGGCTTGCGAGACAACCTTATCAGGTGTGAGCTGCTGAAGAATGAAGACCTTTACACCTACCTGGAGGACTTCAG cttttttctgGGCACGTACAATGTCAATGGACAGACACCAAAGGAAAGCCTCCGTCCTTGGCTGAGCTGCACTCTCAACCCTCCTGACATGTACTGCGTGGG TTTTCAGGAGCTGGACCTCAGCAAAGAGGCTTTCTTCTTCAATGACACCCCCAAAGAGCTGGAGTGGACGAAGGCAGTGTCCGAGGCCTTGCATCCAGATGCCAAGTATGCCTTA GTGAAGTTGGTGCGCCTGGTGGGTATCATGCTGATCTTCTATGTGAAGAAGCAGCATGCAGAGTTCATATCTGATGTGGAGGCTGAGACTGTGGGCACTGGCATTATGGGAAGGATG GGAAACAAAGGTGCCGTGGCCATCCGTTTTCGCTTCCACAACTCTGATATCTGCGTAGTCAACTCTCACCTAGCTGCCCACATTGAAGAATACGAGAGACGTAATCAAGACTACAAGGACATTTGCGGCCGTCTCCAGTTTCGCCAGCTTGACCCTACCCAGCCTCCACTCACTATCATGAAGCATGA TGTGATTTTGTGGATTGGGGACCTCAACTACAGGATCAGCGACCTTGACGTCGACAATGTGAAGGAGCTAATCAGCAAGAACGAATTTGAAACGCTGCACAATTATGATCAG CTCAAGAGGCAGATCGACGAGGAGGCTGTGTTCGTTGGCTTTGTGGAGGGAGAGATTAATTTCCAGCCCACCTACAAATATGACACCGGCTCTGACAAGTGGGATACAAG CGAAAAATGTCGCGTTCCTGCGTGGTGTGACCGTATCCTGTGGAGAGGGAAGAACATCAAGCAGCAGCATTATCAGAGTCACATGGCTCTGAAGACCAGTGACCACAAACCAGTCAGTTCCCTGCTTGTCACTGGG ATCAAGAGAGTCAACAGTGAGGACTATAAGAAGACCTTTGAAGAGATTGTACGCAATATAGACAAGATGGAGAATGAGTGTATTCCATCTGTAACCTTGGCCAAGCAAGAG TTCCACTTTAAGGACGTGAAATACATGCAGCACCAGGCAGAGACATTGAGCCTCTTCAATGACGGGCAGGTCCCGTGTCAGTTTGAGTTTATCCAGAAGCCGAACGAGCCCACGTACTGCAAGCCCTGGCTCACAGCCAACCCTCCCAAAGGCTTTATCGCTCAGG GTGGTTCTGTGGACATTGAGCTTGAGGTTTTTGTTAACCGCTCAACGGCGCCTGATCTCAACTGTGGCAAGGAGCAGATTGAGGACATCCTGGTGCTCCATCTGGAGCGTGGCAAGGACTACTTCATCTCTGTGACAGGAAACTACCTGCCCAGCTGTTTCGGCACCTCCATACGGTCATTGTGTCACATGAGGGAGCCCATCCGGGACATGCCGCAAAGCACCCTGCGTGAACTG GTGGAGATGTCTGGAAATGAGAATGTAGCAAACACTGAAAAGCCTCTGGACATTCCTAAAGAACTCTGGATGATGGTGGATCACTTGTTCCGCAATGCAATCAAACAG GAAGATATATTTCAGCAACCTGGGCTCCGGAGTGAATTTGCAGACATAAGGGATTGCCTTGACACTGGCATGCCAGATACTCTCC CGGGCAGTAACCACTCGGTGGCAGAAGCCTTGCTTCTCTTCCTAGATGCCCTCCCAGAGCCCGTGGTTCCCTTCTCCTTTTACCAGCAGTGCCTAGAAAGCTGCGTCAGTGCCACTCAGTGTGAGAAA aCAATTTCCATGCTACCTCAGTGCCATCAAAATGTGTTCAACTATTTAGCTGCCTTTCTCCGTGAGCTGTTGAAGAATTCTGCTAGCAATCGATTAGATGTCAACATTTTGG CCACCATTTTTGCCTCCCTCCTTCTGAGGTCCCCTACGAAGCAGGAACTCGCAGAAAAGAGGAAGACTCAGGAGTTCTTTCAGCACTTTCTAACCCAGGGGTCCACCTAG